The Paenibacillus mucilaginosus 3016 genome includes the window ATCTGAAATCGTTCGAAGGCTAGTGGATAAGTGTCGGGAAGGGAATCTACATATCCAATTGTTTTGTAGTGAAGACAACATCGCTTACTACAAAAAGCTAGGCTTCGAAGTTTTTGCAGTGGGAATGATGGACAGAAGGTAGCATTCTATGAATGCTGCAGTATGGAAGACACGGCGCTAAAAGTAATCACTCCGAAAATCCCGCTTCTACAATCATTTTTTCAATCCCCCATTGTAACAATTGGTCAGATAGCGTTCCAGGCTTTTGACTGGCATCCTTCATCAGTACTTCGGTAAATGCTTTTTTAAATCCTAAGCGAGGATAGGCTTCCAATATTTCCTGAACTCGTTCAGACGGCAGATCTTGTATATGAAAATGTCCGATATCAAACCCCGCTCCAAAGTGGACTAATGCGATTTCAGGTCGCTTGGATTCTGCTTCAACCATCGTATGCAAAATGATAGCTTCGCGAACAATATCAAGCTTTTCCTGAGGGTAGCGGTGGGAAAGAAGAAATTCTTCCGCGGCTTTGGCTCCATCCTGTTCAAAAGAGCATCCACGATCACATGCATGCGTCAGTCCCAAGTCATGCATGATCGCTCCAATGTAGAACAATTCCAAATCGACCTTTAATTTTTCACGTTCACCTAATAATCGACCAAAGTGATAGGTACGGCCGCAATGGTTGAAGAGAAAATCAGGTGACAGCTCTTTAACAAGCTGGGTCGCCTTTTGACATAGGGCCGAATCAGGAATGATAAGTTGGTAACTCATGTGCATCCTCCTTTTCAA containing:
- a CDS encoding HD domain-containing protein, producing the protein MSYQLIIPDSALCQKATQLVKELSPDFLFNHCGRTYHFGRLLGEREKLKVDLELFYIGAIMHDLGLTHACDRGCSFEQDGAKAAEEFLLSHRYPQEKLDIVREAIILHTMVEAESKRPEIALVHFGAGFDIGHFHIQDLPSERVQEILEAYPRLGFKKAFTEVLMKDASQKPGTLSDQLLQWGIEKMIVEAGFSE